The window TTCCACCAAGGACATTGtcttcctggcacatagtagacatTGGGGGAATGTTTAAAGAATGAGTAAATTAAGGAACCAAAACAGAAGTAAGGGAAGAGCAAGGTAACCATGAGGCAGAAGAAAGATTCTACATGACcagaaatggaggaaaagaaaattataaaccaGGCAAatgggggaagaggaggagggaaaggaggagaacCAAAAGAAAATGACTAACAAGGAAAATATAGGGCCCAATGCAGGTGGTAAGAGATGGCCAAAGGGAAGGTGAACATTAATCCAAACAAGGAAAAATGGCACTTGTtatcaaaaaaaaatgaaggtacATCCTGTCATCAATTGCTTAGAAAAGAGATATACTTGAGTAGGGAGCGGATTgacaaaagagagaaggaaggagtgggAACCCTAAAAAATAATGTTCCCAGCTAACCCTCTACCACTGTCTCtgtgggaaagactggagaaacTCGAGGAGAAAATAAGTGCAGGAAAAATTGCCTCTGCAGAGCAGGTGAGAGGAGGTTGTTCAGATTTATGGATTTTATTAAGCCAGTTTTCCAAGTCACTCAGCTATAAAGGAAAATAGCTTCTGCTGGGCTGTCTCCCTCCTTCAGGTGAGGAAAAAGGGTGGGTGGAGGCAGGGCCAGACCCTGGTTGTGGGTCTGCAGCTAGAAGGACTGCAGGTGTTTCCAGCTGTCGCGTCACATCATGTTCGTATTACAAGTGGGAACTGAAAATCAGTCCATGTGAGGCAGCGATGAACCCACATCTGTCGTCCTCCCCAacgataaataaataaatagcccaGAAAGATGAATGCCAGTGTATCTAGAGCAAAATTTTAAAGCATGTGCTTTATGATAAAACTAGACCCAGAGTCCGATGGAGACTGCAGACAGCTACATGCACTGTGGCTACCCTGAATGTTGATGCTGCATATTGCTAAGGGGAATGTAATTTATAGCAGAAACCCTACGGCTTCCACTAAGGTTGAgttttcctctcattttcttgcctttttattGGCTTCGCTGCACGGTTGCCAATAGCAACATCCACTGGTAGCAAGGGGAGTTCAACACCATTGCAAGCTGCCATACAGTGGAGCCCTGACAATGTCAACCATCAATCAAGTGGCTGTTTGTAATTGCCTCCATCTATTTCTCCTGTCTCAAGGTATCTTTCCTATTGTGGGTCAAAATTCAGAAACTGCTGACTAATGCCAGGTCTCTTCCTCCATGACCATGAAACAGTCGAAAAGGAGGGTAGCAGGCTCCCTGGAGCCAACGACCCAGAAGGTTAGAGGTTGAACTTGGGAGTTTGGGGTATTTTAAATCTAAGTAATGTATAACTTTAAGAATTTGAGGTATGTGTAGTTACCCATATACTCTGCTTtcccaaaacagaaaaagagaaaatttcccAATCGttattattgtttatttcctATTGAAGGAAGGAATTTAAATATGAACCTTCTTATAAAATCTCCAACTGACCAAATGTTCGGTTCTCTTGGCATTTATGGTTGAAATGACTTCATCCTACTTTGTCCACGAGGTGTATTTTTCTCAGGCAGGCTATTTAGCATTTTATTAGTCAGTACGTGGATAATACATGCACAGCCTACAATATAGCTGGCAATCCCGGCCAGGAGGGACAGCTTGGCAGACTGTGAAGGGCACCACCCCAGCGCACAGTGGACGGGGCTCCCCCCGGCCTGGCTTGTTATCTTGGGACCCTCAGGTCTCGGATTTTCCACCTGTAAAATAAAAGCCCGGACTTTTATTCAGTTCATTCCTACACCACAGGACCAAGCTgtgtttaactttaaaaaattactccaTGTAATTGTCTTATTCACTCTTCTCAAACAAGATAGGGATAAAGAGGTCATCTCCTCcctaaagacaaaataaaaagttacctATATGGAGTAGATACAAAAACAACCTTAGAACAGATATGTCTGAGCCTGTCTCTAATGATCATAAAAGACATGGtcatcaatataattttttttaaatacatcctTTTATTCTATAAAGGACAGCTTTAGATTATCTCATAGCATAGATATCCCATAAATGGTAGTCAGTTTAATTTAGAATTTACAAAGTGAGTCTAAAGAAGTTAAAGTTGcatgtgttttctgtttctgaaatCTGCAATGTCCACATATTTCcaggtattttatatttaaatacccGTTGGGTTAGAAATAATCGTTAAAATTTTGTTAGTGAAATAACCATCTAATATTAATGCTACAGGAATTCAGTTGCTTTTTTCATGTATCAAAATGTATCATATTTGATCCACTTACCTTAGGTCATTAAACAGAATCTGCTCAATTTACTTTGTggtagaattattttaaaatccattccTCCTATTGACTCAATGAATTACAGGAAGATAAAATACAGTTTCATCTCCATTAATAGTGTGAAAAACTCCTGCCAAGTGGGACAGAAATCTAACAGATTAAGGGAAGatttacatataaagaaaaatgtttggGCTGGAAAAACAATATTCAAAAAGGATTCATTAAAGCAGAAGAGTTAAACCTAATTCGGGACCTAAAAACTATGGCAGAGCCACTGCAATGGAGTTTCACTGTCTGCTCCAGAATAACAGTCTCTGAAACAGTTGTTATGTCATGTGCTGTAAAGAACTCCCGAACCTCGAATGTATCAGGAAATGTACAGGTTGAGTCTGACTATAAGAAGCCAAAATTTCGTAAGTTTCATAAGTGAACCATGATAGAATGAAACATATAGACGCAGGAGTGATGTGTCTGGGGAATTTCACACTGAGCGCTTGGACTTAACAACGCCTGAGGTCCTGCTTCCATTGTTTGTGTATCTTTTCCTCAGCTGGTAATTTGATGCTGTACatcttttctaatttaattttgaaCGTTCTTACATATTTAGTCCATCTCTCAATAGCACTAAACATAAGTTAGTCACCTGGGTAGCACATCCCTACTAATATTGTTGAACATATACACTGGTACAAAAATATGTTTGTTTTACTAAGTGAATGAAgtatttgctattaaaaaaaatgtgttatttcaGGCCACCATTTACCTTTGTGTTCATTTTCTGTGTATCTGTATTAGAATCtcgattattttttctttagatttaGATGAAATCATATTTagatgaatttttaagaaacacaAATAGCACTGTATGGAAACAAGAGTTTAGGTGTTGGTGAATCTCATCCTCttggggaaaaatatttttgccattttattttgatatacaATATTCTACAAAGGATCTCCTACTGATTTGCTTcttaattattattgttttacacAAAAGAAGCGAAATATGTCTTCAATTGACTTATCGGACATCACTCCTTTTGTGTAGATTTCCCAGGCTGATGTGTCATTATAGGAATACTACATTATAAGACTCCTGGACCATTTCACAAGCATCTAATCCATGATTTTGAAACTGCTTTAAGGGAACtaaatatctttgtttttaacaAAATGCTTAAAGCTTAACTAAACCTCTAAAATACTATTTCCCTTGAGAAGGGTGATTTAAGGGCTGAAAGAGGCAGATATGCATCCAAAGACCTAGGATTTCAATTATGACTGTCCATTTAGCCCATTAACCTTGACTTCATCTGTGATGTTTGCTTGTGTAAGAAGAGAGTGGGACACCTCTGTCCACGGAGCATCTTAAAGATGACAAAAGGTTCTTAGAATTACTGAAGTTTTTCTGGAGGGATAAGAGTCTGCAGCCCAATGCAGACGAGTTCCCTGTGCCTGTTACAGATCGCTCAAATTTGCATGGGCAATTACACAGGGGGATCGCATCAATGCAGGGCCGCCAGCCACTGACGCCATACAATTACACAGTGGCTTCAGTGCTTAAACTTTAAAATTCTTACACCATTGTGCCTGTTCTATTAGAACAAACTGCAGCAAATGATCCAAAGCGGATTCCAGTGACTGGAGAGGAGGTGCTCAGGGGGAGAGGAAGAGGTGCAGTCTGGCCCCTACTGGCCAGCTTAAGCAATCACCAGTCCCCGCACGCGGACTGAGGCAACCACAGGTTTCTTTGTGCTTTGTAGTCCGTGTTTTTCAGGTGGAGCCAACGGTAAGAATTACCTAATTCACAGTAGGGCTGTGAGGATTAATGAGGGAAGTTAGGCAGAGCAGGACCTGGTCCTGGTACAGAAAGTACTGCATAAACACAGGGGCTTAGAGTAGCTCTTTGTTTGGATGGTTGATTGATTTCATTGAATGCAAGTATCCACAGTTGTGCCTTCTCTGGTAATTGCATTTATAAACAGCAATGTTATTGTGCTCTTCCTaataaattaatttcaataatAACACCATAAGCCCCCAAATATAAggtacttgattaaaaaaaaaaaggtatatccAAGAAGGaaatctaataaaaatattaataaagctgGAACCACCAGTGAAAGGAGAATTCATGAGGTTAAATGTCTTATCATCTGAGCATAAATGTTCCCAAGTGTTGACCTGGTACACAATTTTCCCAAAACTCTTAAAAGATTGAATAGATGCACCGAAAAGTCAATCAATTATATTACCAATTTGACAAAACTTTATTATTTCTGCCCCCTTTGTGGTGGAAGATTTCGGGGGGTGGGAAGGAAGACACAAGGGGACTGAACCAATAAGGGGGCTGGCCACATCCTGAAGAAAATGGCTTGAGATGAGAGGGATCAGACATAACAACTGGAAAATGGTTTTGCAGGAAgtcttcctttgtcaaagaaatTGTCTGACCCCAGCTACGATTGTTGAGATGTTCATAAATTACCAATGTTTACCAATAGGAAGTGATTACATTTAGaggataaataagaaaacatactTTTCCAACTAGTTTTAAAAGAGAATATCAAATAGATTATGCATAAAATAGGATATGGAATTTGGTCATCTCACATTTGACAGGCAGAAATATAAGCATGTTAAGAACCAGACATCATGCTTTTAGCCCCTATCCATTTTGCCCAAATGAAATTCTTCTGTGTGGTAAATATGCCTCTCTTCATGCAGCAAAATCCACCCTGAGTCCAACACCATTTTCCTAAAGTCTAATTCCTTTCAACAAGGCACTAAATCTTTTTACTGCAACCACCAAATGCTTTCTTATTGCTAGAAATGGTACAATACACTAACTTTTTGATACATGTTCCAGTTTTCCAAGattgtcttggaaacaaaatgATCCTTTATGACATTTTATAATATCCCGCCCCATTTATTGCTTTCCAGAATTTCTATCATTAATTAAAGGGCCTTCTttcaccatcccccaccccaccaaaatCTAATCTATTCCCCAACTGCCTGTCATAGACTAAATAAAAGTCAGTCTATCACAGCAGCAGGCATGGTCATGCCAATTTCACAGTGTGATTTGTGCActcatttcattttgaaaatgaccCTGCCCTCCATCTGTCTAAGCCGAATGTCCTGCTTTTTTCAAGCCAGGCCTCAGGAGCAGCAGCACATGAAATAAGGAGGAAGAACGGTTTCCCTTCTGCCCACTTCAGCAGCCACACTCACCGACAGGGGAAGCAGCACAAAGAGAGGTCCTCAACTGATGCCTGTAGGGAGGGGAGAAGTCTAGGGGAGAGCAGAGGCCTTCTATTTTGCTTCCATTCCCAAGAGGCCATTTGAAGGGGAATGCTTTCATGATGCAAATACAACCCTGAAAATCAGACTGCTTGATTAAAGATACAAATGATAATTTCCTATTTCCACATTCATAGCACCTCACCCAAAGTATCAGATTAcacaaaaggattttaaaatattaatattgagCTTGAGTTTCCAAGGGACAAGTATAGTCAGGTAGTCATAAAGGTGAAGACCCTCCCCCAGCcacccaccccactcctggaTTACTGAGCAGCACTAGCAAGCATCCCTCAGCCAAAGCACCTCCCTGGGTTGAAGGCCCTAAAAGGGTGTACCCAGAAATTGAGTTGAAAGAAGACTCAGAGTACAGTTATAGTGGACCTTATCCATTGCTTTCTCTGGGGATCTTAGGTGGGCCAGAATGCTATTCAACCCATCTGAAATGGGTACAGTTTGCCCCTTTCTCAGTATCATGAAGTGGAAGGTTTCTTGTCTGGTCCTACCCAGAAGAACAGAGATCTGTCAATTTCTCAGCAAGGAAAGCTGAAAGAGCACAGAAATTCCATTGCTTTAGGATATAAGCAATGTCTCCTGCCAGCTGTACTAGGTGACTAGGAACTATACCACCCCCATTAGTTATTTTCTAACACCTGCTCACAGCTACAATTCAGATATGGAAGTTCAAATGTCTATTGCCCACACCAAGTTGATTGGTTGTTttaatggaaggaaaaaagacaCTACTTTTCCAGCACACAATGTGGCATCAAACACAGGGCCTTTACAAACTCATCTATAGGAAATACATGGAATAGGTTACAAATAGTCGCTATTTCCTACTGAAACTAGCTGCTGAATATCATGGCAATACTGCTGTGTGCTCTTGAGCAAattctttgctcaaaaaaaaaaaaactgctgtgTGGTcttgagaaaattttttaaaactttctagtACATAGATTCTGTAATAAAGAGAACACACGTGGTGATTAAGATTGGAAATAAGGTACATCAATTGTCTGAGGGCCATACAATATGGTTAGTGGTGGCACTGGAATTTATGCACAGAAAAGATGTTATGGGCAGCAAAAGGACTTGATCGACTCTTTAAGTATACAGGAAAGATGTGATTTTATTTGTACACTGTTTACTTTGGTATTAGATAGGCCAATGTACATCATGGATGATCAATGGAGATGTAGGGGGATTGAGGAAGATTGGTTTCTTACATGTAGTGAAAGTTGGGGAGCCAGACCAACAGATATGGCCAAGATTAAACACTAACATCTACTCAATAATAACTGTTCTTTGTGGAGGGCGGAGGGAACACCTGGATCTAAAATTAAACGTCTTCCAGTACCAGATAATATTCACAAAACCATTTCCCATCGTTAACTTGCGGAAACGACAAAAATAAGAATTATCATTATCTACTGCATATTACTTAGAAAGTGTGCCAAGGCAGCTTAAAAAGAGAAGCTACTCTAATTCCAAAAGAATTCCTAAGAGATAGTCCACGTTTTCCTTCTCattaaattataaaaactaaCCGACACCATGAGTATATATTGCAAAGTTTATGAGGCTAAAAACGTAAGGGGCTTCAGATCGCAAACCTTTCTTCCGCGAGCCAGAGACAGGTGACACAAAATGCGGCTAGCAATTTTAATCAACAACAcaaattgaaggcaagagggtCCGTCCTGCAGAGACTACGCCTCCCAGCATGCAGCGCTGCACGTCCAGACGCCTGCGCGATCGGACCAGTGCCTGCCGGGAAGTAGAGTTTTCGTTTCGGAACTGCCCCGAGGCCTTTCGTCTATCTTGCGTGACTCACGACCTCCGCAGCCCGGAGTTCTCGGGGACTaatacagtaatttaaaaattcacttcaGTGATTCTTTTATATTCCTTACGCAGTTTTCCAGTTGCCAAGTAATATCCGGACAAAAGAGTTTTCCGTTTCCGGTTGGCATGTTGCCTTGGTAACTGGGATGCACAGCCGCGGAGGCAGTTATGGCGGGGCTGGGCGGTGAGCCCATCCCCGACGGGGAGTTCACCGCGGTTGTCTACCGACTCATCCGGGATGCCCGGTACGCCGAGGCCGTGCAGCTGCTGGGCGGAGAGCTCCAGCGGAGCCCGAGAAGCCGCGCCGGGCTGTCGCTGCTGGGCTACTGCTACTACCGCCTACAGGAGTTCGCGCTGGCTGCCGAGTGCTATGAGCAACTGCGCCAGCTGCACCCGGAGCTGGAGCAGTACCGCCTGTACCAGGCCCAGGCCCTGTACAAGGCCTGCCTCTACCCAGAGGCCACCCGCGTGTCCTTCCTCCTCCTGGACAACCCCGCCTACCACAACCGGGTCCTCCGTCTCCAAGCCGCGATCAAGTACAGCGAGGGCGACCTGCCCGGggccaggagcctggtggagcaGCTActgagtgaaggaggagaagacAGCGGGAGCGAGAACGAGCTGGATGGCCAGGTCAATCTGGGTTGTCTGCTCTATAAGGAGGGACATTATGAAGCCGCGTGTTCCAAGTTCTCTGCGGCCCTGCAGGCTTCGGGCTACCGGCCTGATCTTTCCTACAACCTGGCTTTGGCCTATTTCAGCAGTCGACAGTATGCATCCGCCCTAAAGCATATCGTGGAGATTATTGAACATGGTATCCGCCAGCACCCAGAGCTGGGTGTGGGCATGATTACTGAGGGCATTGATGTTCGAAGTGTTGGCAACACCTTAGTCCTTCACCAGACTGCTCTGGTGGAAGCCTTCAACCTCAAGGCTGCCATAGAATACCAACTGAGAAACTATGAGGCGGCCCAGGAAACCCTCACTGACATGCCACCAAGAGCAGAGGAGGAGTTAGACCCCGTGACCCTGCACAATCAGGCACTAATGAACATGGATGCCAGGCCCACAGAAGGGTTTGAAAAACTACAGTTTTTGCTCCAGCAGAACCCCTTTCCCCCAGAGACCTTTGGCAACCTGTTGCTGCTCTATTGTAAATATGAATATTTTGACCTGGCAGCAGACGTCCTGGCAGAGAATGCCCATTTGACTTACAAGTTCCTCACACCTTATCTCTATGATTTCTTGGATGCCATGATCACTTGCCAGACAGCTCCTGAAGAGGCTTTCGTTAAGCTTGATGGCCTAGCAGGGATGCTGACTGAACAGCTCAGGAGACTGACCAAACAAGTGCAGGAAGCAAGACACAATAAAGATGATGAAGCTATCAAAAAGGCAGAGAATGAATATGACGACACCCTTGAGAAGTACATTCCCGTGTTGATGGCCCAGGCCAAAATCTACTGGAACCTTGAAAATTACCCAATGGTAGAAAAGATCTTCCGCAAATCTGTGGAATTTTGTAACGACCATGATGTGTGGAAGCTGAATGTGGCTCATGTTCTGTTCATGCAggaaaacaaatacaaagaagCCATAGGTTTTTATGAGCCCATAGTGAAGAAGCATTATGACAACATCCTGAATGTCAGTGCTATTGTGCTGGCCAACCTGTGTGTTTCGTATATTATGACAAGTcaaaatgaagaagctgaggaGTTGATGAGGAAGATTGAAAAAGAGGAGGAGCAGCTGTCCTATGATGAGCCAGATAAGAAAATCTACCATTTCTGCATTGTGAATTTGGTGATAGGGACGCTTTATTGTGCCAAAGGAAATTATGACTTTGGTATTTCCCGGGTTATCAAAAGCTTGGAaccttataataaaaaattaggaACTGATACGTGGTATTATGCCAAAAGATGCTTCCTGTCATTATTAGAAAACATGTCAAAACACATGATTGTACTTCGTGACAGTGTCATTCAAGAATGTGTTCAGTTTCTCGAACACTGCGAACTCTATGGAAGGAACATACCTGCTGTTATTGAGCAacccctggaagaagaaagaatGCATACTGGAAAGAATACAGTCACATATGAATCCAGAGAGTTGAAAGCTTTGATTTATGAGATTATAGACTGGAATATGTAGTAATGTCTAATGATGGCTTTTATCAAAATGGCTCTGTTAACTTTATATATTTGCTACTCTTTTATCTTTGTCCTTTGGCGTTTTCACATTTGTTATACATTGAAATTTGTACACttgaaaattataatgaaaataatttagatgTATCTTTTGAGAAACATCACAAAAGGAGTATAATAAAAAGAACTTGAACTCTAGAAAGATTTATGAAAAATTCAAAAGTGAATGAGGAAATGTGTCTAATAGTATTTGTAATGCCTACATCTCTCCTTTGTATCTTTTGTGTTTTGCTATACAGTGAAAAAATCCTGCACAAGATTATATCCTCCAGAGACCAAGCACTGTCAAGTCCAGAACTCAGTTAATGTGTAGGACATCTGGAGATTGATTTCATGTTATACTCCAACAATTTATCTTTGAGTAACATTAATTTGTAATGCATATGTTTTGCATAGATTTTAGTATGTCTTGACAGAATTTTCCAATACAATTGTAATGCTTTCTTTAACAAAAATTCtttatattccaattttttttttaacctgcaagATTTAGTAGGAAATTATACCATATCAAAACAATGGTGCTGTGGTGTGGAGACAATAAACAACTGATAAATTTTCATGGTTTTCTTTTGTCCATTTGTTAATAATTTGAATATATGATGTTACTCCTTTCTTTAACTGATTAATAACACTTATTAATAAAGTTCTAAGATACCCTGAAAACTTGGTTTTTAATTCTTGTTTCTACTAAGGACAGATTAATACTGGACTTTGTTTTTATGTTGTAACCTCTcggaaaaagaaaactttctacaaaaaaaaaaaaacaaaaaacattctaTTCCAATCACCCCATCAAAGTCTTCTACTCATACCATAAAATGTTATCAATGGATTCTGAAACCTTATGACATTTAATTTTCTACAAGCTACAAGAGCTTTATTATTTGTTTCCTCCACCCTTTATACCTTTGTTCTTTATAAAACTGACTGGTGTGGCCACTTAACCTGGTTTAGAAAAAGTCAACAATGTTAGGTTGAACCATTGctgcttttaaaagttttcaacCTACAAAAACAGCAGTTCCCATGGTTCAACCTAATAGCTCTCAATGAACAGTAGGAATTCCtactataataatttttttttcttaattttcagggaggaaaaaaactAATGGTACCCAGATGAAACATGCTGAGAATAATTGTGTAGCATGACATCTCTGGGTACTGAGATTCTATATCTGTCTAAGAATTTGGCTCATTGTGAATTCTGCATGGGCTTGAAATTATGTCATATTTGGTCTGTTATCTGAGCTAGTGCCATTTATCCAGCTGATGGTTATGGCCCCATATTTGGAAGGAAATTCTGAAGGGATTATTAAATGAGTTTATATGTTGTACACTgtagaaaattttccatttccttaCGAAGTATAGATAGCATGCAGTCTCCTTGCTCAAGGAAGTGACTCCTTTCCAAACCTACTAGTTCCAAATAAACTTCTGGAGCATGTTAAGAACATGTTTTGCAGTTTCAGTTTTCCTGTTGCATGTTAACTTGGACAAACGATGTGCATACCTGTTGTTACTGAACTACTCCTGAAAGAAGAATGTGAATATTGGAAATAATACAGTCACATATGAATCCAGACAGTTAGAAGCTTTGATTCAAGAGATTATGGCTCcccagtggaaaattcttaaagagatgggaataccataccaccttacctgcctcctgagaaacctgtatgcaggtcaagaagtaacagataGATCCGGACgtgggacaatggactggttcaaaattggaaaaggagtacgtcaaggctgtatattgtcaccctgcttatttaacttataggcagagtgaaatttcacatcatgtgaaatgatggactggatgaagcacaagctggaatcaagattgccgggagaaatatcaataacctcagatatgcagatgacaccacacttatggcagaaagtgaagaggaactaaagagccttttgataaaggtgaaagaggagagtgaaaaagctggcttgaaattcaacattcaaatactaagatcatggcatctggtcccatcacttcatggcaaatagatggggaaacaatggaaacaatgacagactatattttcttaggctccaaaaatcactgcaggtggtgactgcagccatgaaattaaaagacgcttgctccttggaagaaaagctataacaaacctgaACATCGTATCAAagagcagggacattactttgtcaacaaaaggtccgtatagtcaaagctatggtttttccagtagtcatgtatggatgtgagagttggaccataaagaaggctgagtgctaaatagttgatgctgttaaactgtggtgttggagaaggctcttaagagtcccttgaactttaaggagatcaaaccagtcaatcctaaaggaaataattcctaaatattcactggaaggactgatgctgaaactccaatactttggccacctgactcattggaaaagaccctgatgctggaaatgattgaaggcaggaggagaaggggatgacagggga of the Bubalus kerabau isolate K-KA32 ecotype Philippines breed swamp buffalo chromosome 3, PCC_UOA_SB_1v2, whole genome shotgun sequence genome contains:
- the LOC129646227 gene encoding tetratricopeptide repeat protein 30A — encoded protein: MAGLGGEPIPDGEFTAVVYRLIRDARYAEAVQLLGGELQRSPRSRAGLSLLGYCYYRLQEFALAAECYEQLRQLHPELEQYRLYQAQALYKACLYPEATRVSFLLLDNPAYHNRVLRLQAAIKYSEGDLPGARSLVEQLLSEGGEDSGSENELDGQVNLGCLLYKEGHYEAACSKFSAALQASGYRPDLSYNLALAYFSSRQYASALKHIVEIIEHGIRQHPELGVGMITEGIDVRSVGNTLVLHQTALVEAFNLKAAIEYQLRNYEAAQETLTDMPPRAEEELDPVTLHNQALMNMDARPTEGFEKLQFLLQQNPFPPETFGNLLLLYCKYEYFDLAADVLAENAHLTYKFLTPYLYDFLDAMITCQTAPEEAFVKLDGLAGMLTEQLRRLTKQVQEARHNKDDEAIKKAENEYDDTLEKYIPVLMAQAKIYWNLENYPMVEKIFRKSVEFCNDHDVWKLNVAHVLFMQENKYKEAIGFYEPIVKKHYDNILNVSAIVLANLCVSYIMTSQNEEAEELMRKIEKEEEQLSYDEPDKKIYHFCIVNLVIGTLYCAKGNYDFGISRVIKSLEPYNKKLGTDTWYYAKRCFLSLLENMSKHMIVLRDSVIQECVQFLEHCELYGRNIPAVIEQPLEEERMHTGKNTVTYESRELKALIYEIIDWNM